In Pyrus communis chromosome 15, drPyrComm1.1, whole genome shotgun sequence, the genomic stretch aaacaaaaaacaattttgtacttgatgtacaaaaatatgcgcatacaaataaattaaatcacaATAATTAGTGAAACTAAATAAGATAGATACAAACTATTAATCCTTCTAAACCAAATGGGACGATTCCATATTGACATCACCCAAAATTTCTATGTTCCACAGTTTTAACTTATTGTTTACCCATTCCACTCCGGCCTGAAAATTATTGTTTAAGGACCTATATGATGAGACCACGTATTCTAAATCGTAAAGGGTGGAGACTACACCTAAAATGATTACTAACCATGTAATAGAACAGTGGTTTGACAAAGCTATAAACTGGCTTCTTCTCTAAATCTCCAACATTCTAGTTTCCTCCTCCCAATTTGGTGAGAAATGAAATCTATCCATTTTTTGAGCACACATCAATCTATCCCTAAATTAGATTAAGTTAACTGAGCAGTTTGCAGTTTCTTAGCTTTTATTTCCCTAAACCTATCAAAATCCTTCATACTCCTAGTCATTCATTCTACTCATTCAATTGTTCAAAACCAAAACTCAACTTGTTAAAAATAAGCTAGCATTGACAAAGAcaattaaagaaaaacataaatacacaaaaataaaaaaatccaaacataaatgtaattaataaatagctaattaattaatcaaataaatacaATACCTGAAGGTGAAGATGGTGAGGgttgagagagatagagagtcTGAAAGAGAGAGGTTGAGTGTGAAGAAAAAGGCCCATATGTGTGgttattttagaaaaaaaagtCGTTGACTTTGCGCGATGCAGGTTCAACTACATCgtgcaaagctgttttgcgcgacgtaggtatgccttcgtcgcgcaaagttgggAAAAAAAGAGGTAAGCATTCTTGGTTTGACACCAAAATCTTGCGCAACACAATCAACGTCGCACAAAGTAGCTTTGCGCAACGAAGGAATGCGTCATGCAAAGCTGTTCTGCGCAACGTAGCGCAAAGCTACTTTGCACGACATTTTGTGTTTAGCGTCACACAAACATACTTTACGCCACGAAATTTgctgcgtcgcgcaaacatgtttttgtactagtaCAATCTGTTTTGAGGATCATAATTGTCTTTTTTCCAAGCACTTTTTTCATAGTTTgtcattggaaaaaaaaatggatgtgtAGTAATTTAGCAAATCATTTAGACATCTTATTAGCGtttaaaaaacaaagcaaataAAAATGACTACCTTTAATCAAATGGTTAAAAGTTATGACATTATGGTGATTTTAGAACAAATTTGAGAGAAGAATCTTTTTAACATATTCGATGTTATTTACACCAAAGAAGTGAGATAGTAGGTTAAACTTCATAATAGATTATTGATAATAATTTAAGAGAAGACTTAACAACTGACAGCTCGAATCATTTAACTGCATTACAAGCTTGCAAGCAAAGGCTCAACTAGCTTGTGGTTTGTATTGTGTCttgtttttatgtaaaactAACCCACATTCTGCGTAATTCTTAACCCTACCCCATATTTTGCTGTCTTGTTTTAGTCCAAATAAGCTTAATTGGTCGAATAACACTTCAACCGAAGTTTCTTCAATTAATCACCTATCTCGGGCCTCTGATAGGCATCTCATTAATGATGTTCAGGAGATTTTGCATCAGTTTACTTGGGCTACAACTTCTTTCATCCCAGGAGTTGCAACCAGCTTCAACAATGCAAAGCATATCTTGCCAAGCCATGAGCAATTTTAAAACATAAGGCATTGTGACTTGAGTTCTTATAAGAGTATATTTCTTTCTAAAGTAAAGAACTTAATATGAACCCAaagtaaagaagaagaaaaaaaaacagacaaaTTCTTCTATGCCACCAAATGGTGCTGCCTAGGATCTGTGATATTGATCTTCCAATGCTCATCAGGAAACCCTAATTTTCTAGCCTCACTTCGTGTCGAGTCCAAATAATCCTTCCTCTGCTTCGTCAGCCCACAAAACCTCTGCAAACCCTCGTCCACGGTGTCATGAACCCTCCACCACCGCTCGTGCGCCACGTCACTCGCGAAGACATGGCGCTCTTTGGTGTCCCAGTTACAATCATAATCCCTATAACATAGCCATGGCTTCCACCCTAAGTAATGTATCGCAAATATCTTCGGTGGGTCAGCACCAAACTGCTTATCCTGAATGGTCGTATTGTTTGTCCTATTCGCCGAAAAATACGTCATAGCATTCACCTTATTCAACACTCGGTGCCACCATACGAAGACTTCGTTGAGGTAGCCCTGGTCGCCGCCATTGTTTGAGACTATGTCGTCTCGGTGGTCCATTAAAAACTTGAACGTGCAGTTGGAAGGCTCGATTACCATGATGCCGGAGTTGAAGAGGTAAACAGAGTTGCCGATGGCAGACATTTGTGGAAAGTGGAACAGGAGATCGAGGTTTCGGAGAACGATGATGTCGGCGTCGATGAAGATGATTTTGTCGTATTCGATGAGCTGCCATAAGCGGAATTTGCTGTAGTTGTATTCGTTGTAGGTGCCGTTTTTGGCTTTAGGGTTTCTGATTCGTTCGATAACGTGGAGCTTCCACCCGGCGTTTGAGAGAGCGTCACGCTTAGGGGCGGAGATGGAGTTGTCCAAGAGAAGGACAAGGTCACGTTTGGTACCAGTTTGGAGTAGACTCTTGGCTAGGGTTATGGTGCCGCAAACATACGAGTCGGAGGAGTGGAGGACTGTGACGTAGGCTTCTCGCTTGGGTTTGTTTGTTGTGCTTTGGATTTTAGCCAGATCATACACTGTAACAGTTAATAAATTTTCATCAAGTTCAGAGATTATTGTAGAATACAATTATTTGTGTCACATTCTAGTACAATGGTgtattatctttttattttattttaaacctGATGAAATAAATAGATTCGTAATTATATACAACTAGATATGACGTATTTTCTCATTTAATACAAACTCTTCAATTTAGATGAAAAATGAATAAAGAATGTTTTTATACATAATAACTACGTATTGATTTTATACAGTAACgtgtctttttattttgtgaatATATGTGATATGTAAATCATATGCACAATTGCACACCGccgataataaataaaaatgattttgatGGGAGAAGATGATAAGGGAAACAATATGATCATAATTTGGAAGCATACCTTGTTGTCCCCAGAACGGCAAAGCCAAATTGCAAGTGCCAACAGGCAATGATACCTTTTGCCGCAACCTAGCCATATCTGGCTCAAATAACCACCAATTCCCTTCCTGTCTCACCAAATCTTCGCACCTAAATATCTCCAACATAGGCCTACACTTGCTCCAAAACAACACTTTAGTTGTCTTCCTATTCCCATCCCTCTTTCCTCTCCTCACAGCCAGATTAGCCACTATAAGATGAACTTGGAGCCTAAACACCTCCCTCCTCCACCCTTCTTCCGGATACCTGCATGGCAACTTAGCAACCACCATGTCCATCTTCTCATATATTTGAATATTCGGCATTGGTATCTTTGGGCAAGTTGGGACGTCACTCTCTGCCTCTTCGTCGATCCAATTAGGAAACAAATCATCCCATTTGATATTATCTGGAA encodes the following:
- the LOC137716963 gene encoding UDP-glucuronate:xylan alpha-glucuronosyltransferase 2-like; translated protein: MMKNALVIRINLVVIAFFFIVYVTLLLQPSSSIYYENASSLLRCSERECHYKVDNGVKIMMKPVLEETKGNIPRPKGSMSKIEVPSFLNGTMGKGTMKFAVVNMDEYDLREWDKFGKTIPIHFNHIPDNIKWDDLFPNWIDEEAESDVPTCPKIPMPNIQIYEKMDMVVAKLPCRYPEEGWRREVFRLQVHLIVANLAVRRGKRDGNRKTTKVLFWSKCRPMLEIFRCEDLVRQEGNWWLFEPDMARLRQKVSLPVGTCNLALPFWGQQVYDLAKIQSTTNKPKREAYVTVLHSSDSYVCGTITLAKSLLQTGTKRDLVLLLDNSISAPKRDALSNAGWKLHVIERIRNPKAKNGTYNEYNYSKFRLWQLIEYDKIIFIDADIIVLRNLDLLFHFPQMSAIGNSVYLFNSGIMVIEPSNCTFKFLMDHRDDIVSNNGGDQGYLNEVFVWWHRVLNKVNAMTYFSANRTNNTTIQDKQFGADPPKIFAIHYLGWKPWLCYRDYDCNWDTKERHVFASDVAHERWWRVHDTVDEGLQRFCGLTKQRKDYLDSTRSEARKLGFPDEHWKINITDPRQHHLVA